CGTTTACGGATCTCATCACTACCAATATATCCAGTAACACCCTCTCGATCCTGCTGGGCAATGGTGATGGAAGTTTTAGAGACCAAACTCAAATCAAAGTGTGTGTCGAGCCACGGACTTTGGTTATGGCGGACTTTAACCACGACACCCATGCGGACATCGTGCTGGCCTGCTCGGGAGGCGATGAAATCGCATTTCTCATGGGGCGAGGAAACGGCAAGTATGAAGAGGGACCGCACTACCCTGTCCATCGAACGCCCGTGGCCCTCGCCACCGAAGATCTGAATGGTGACGGCCACCCTGACGTTGTTGTTGCGTTACGAAACGATAAGATCCAAGTCTTTCTTGGAACCGGAACCTCAGAATTTCACCATGGGGCGCAATATACCTATGGTGATACGCCTACGTCTGTGGCGCTGTCGGATCTCAATGGCGATGGGAAGATCGACATGGTCGTCACCAACGGCGGACCCATGTCCAATGCTGTCTCGATCTGGCTGGGCAACGGAGACGGGACGTTTCGCGACCCTAAAGACTATCGGACCGGCAAACGACCGCTCTCCGCGACGTTTGCCGACTTTAATAACGATCGCCACCGCGACCTGCTCGTGATCAATGGAGAGCGAGATAGCTTCACGACATACCTCGGCAATGGCACTGGCACATTTTTGCCGGGCAAGGATTCAGGTGCCGATGCCGGTCCTATCGCAGGTGTTACTCGCGATTTCGATGGCGACCGGATCCTCGATGTCGCCATTGCAAATTTGCAATCCAACGATCTATCGATCCTCTTCGGTAACGGTGATGGAACCTTTCACTATCCACCCAGGAACTATCCTACAAAGGCGGGCCCGTTTGCACTGGCGACATTCTGGGTAACCACCAATGCCGTCGAAGAGCCGGGATTGGTAACGGCCGACAATGGAAATGGGACGGTTTCAATTTTTCTTCATCGTGGACTGAAAGCGGTAAAGCCAGCGCCAATTGCTTCAAATGAGCATTAACTCCTCTGCGAGACACGCAATGCCAGGACTTCTTGACAGGTCTTGGACCCTCCGTTAGAGTGGCCGACAGGTGTGAGTCGGTGACACATTGTTGTCCGTGTGAGTGTAATGCCCCTGAGAACATTTACCTGGTGGTTTGCAATGGGTTCAGTCCTGACCCTTGCTGTTCTCATGGTGCAGGGGGGAATACGCGATCTGTTGGAAGGTACCCAGCCTGCTTCAGGCACCACCGCGGTAGTCTCCTTCGGCACAACCATTCTTGGTGGAGGCCTTCTGGCCGGATGCTTAGCGGTTGTTCTCAATCGAATTCGGTAATGATCCCATAGACGCGATGGTATGCGTTGCTTGAAATGCAAAGGGTTTATGATGGTCGAGCGTCACTATACGCTCATGAATCGGCGGCTCTTTGCGCGCTGTCTGAACTGCGGATTCTGGATTGATCTCGCGGATGTCCTGCGGTTCTTTCATAAGGTAATTGATAGCGGTGTTCGTGGCGGGAAAGTGCGGGAATCCTACCCGCTGTAATGTGTCCCTGTAGCTCACCGTCCGGGTAAGGAGCACCTCATTGGTTAAGTCATTTGTCCTCACGTCAACGGTTCTGGCTGCGGTATTGGGGACCTTGGTCTTGGGAATTCCTCTCGACGCCCAGGCCGAGTATAGCCATAAACATAAGCGCCAGGTCAGAGCAGTGAGTACAACGGGCGACCGCCTTCCTTGGCGAGTGGCTCCCGCTCATAGCATTTTCATGAAAGAGCTTCGATCCGGCCGTGTGCTCTACCAGCATGAATCTCTCAAGCGACTCTCGCCTGCAAGCCTCACGAAAATCATGTCCGCGCTGGTGATTTTGGAGAAGGGGAAGCTCGATGATCAGGCGACCATCAGCCGCAATGCCGCGCGGGCGCCCAAAACGCATCTTCGGCTCCGTCCAGGTGAAGTGTTCAAACTCGAGGACTTGCTCAAAGCGATGCTGATCGTGTCGGCCAATGACGCCTGTCTGGCCGCCGTGGAACATGTCGGCGGCGATGAAGAGCAGTTTGTCATGCTCATGAACGCAAAAGCTGCCGCACTCGGGTTGACCGATACCCACTTCAGCAACGGCTGTGGATTCGATGGTCCTGAGCACTATTCAACGGCCGAGGATCTGGCGAAGCTCAGTGAGGTCGCGCTACAGAATCCGATCTTCCGTGCGCTCGTGCGCGAGGAACGTGAGATTATCACTCCGATCAGTGGCCACCGTGCGTATGTCTTGCACAGCACTAATCGGCTATTGGGACGCATCCCAGGGGTGGAGGGTGTCAAAACCGGGTTCACCTCAAAAGCGGGCCGATGCCTCATTGCGAAAGTTTCACAGAACGGCAGCGACTTGTTGGTCGTGATCTTAAACTCCAATCGTCGCTGGAACACCGCCGTGAGTCTTATTGATTTCGGGCTGAAATCTACTGCAACGATGCAGTAAGTCCATCTTCATCTCTTCCCTGTCTGCAGGGTTTAATCAGCGCACAACCCTTCGAATACTGCCAGCCCCGTTTTTCATACGGATGGTTTTTCGGCAGACGTGATGGGTGTCGCGAAGCCCCCTTATCTACTGGGCATCCAGGTATCATGGGATTCTCCATAAATCAGTTGGTGTCAGCGACCTTGGATTTGGGTTTGCTTGGTATTGTCCCGTTAGGATCTCAGGGTCCTATTGAGATTCGTGCAGCAGCAGGGCTGGGAGCCCTGCTGCTGCAACGTATAAGAGGAGAAAATAATCGATTCGTGATAAACGCGGGAGAGGTATTAGTTACACAACAGAGAGCTAGTGGGGGGTAGAAAATTCGATATTGACGTCCTTCCCGAGGTAATTTACCTGAAAGCCTTGTTTGTCATAGGCCATGACGGCGCCCATCACGTTTTCATCCCCGTATTCTTCTTTTCCCAACAATTTCCGGATGTCCTCGGGGCTTTCGCTGTTCAACACATTTCTAAAGATGCCGCGAGCCTTGTGGGTGAAGCGGTTATTGATGAAAATCAGGTCGACTTTCCCATCCTGGACACGGACGCCAGCCATTGGGCCGGTGGGCTTTCGTTGATCGATCAGGAAAATAAAGGCTGCTTCCTGTTCGGCTTTGATCCCGGCAATCTTTTCATTGACCAAAACATCCAGTGCCTTCGCTTCAGTGTCGCCTAACTTCACTCCGAACAGCGACACGGTTGCGCTGGAAATCTCCTTCGATTCCATCACATCATTCTTGCTCAGCTCGTAGGGTTCAGCATGCAACGATGAGGTCGCGCTGGTGAGGATCGCCACGAGTATTCCGGCCAGCACAGGCAATCCGTATTTCTTCCTCATCGTCTCCCCTTTCGCAGATTAAAGATGTCAGTTGATCGTGCTGATTATTCAGATCATTTCAAGGATAGGCAGGTTTCATTGGGCTTGAAACATTCTATCCAAGGGAAGATGAACTTGCAAGAAAGGTCCAACTGGGAGTGAGAAGAACCGTGAGCAGGGGAAATCGAAAAGACGAGACATGCCTTAGGCGGTTATCGTGGTGGCCAGCAGCAGTTCACCTAGACGATGCAGGCGTACAAAATACGGTTGACAATCCGATTCCAGCTCCGACGTCACCTCTTCTAGGTCCGCCAAGCAGTCTTTCAGAATCTCGACTCGCTGATGGTCTAACCCTTCCGGACTGTCCAAGAAAAACACGACGCAGCCGCTAATGACGGTATCGAGGGTCATCAGCTGTCCCTGATTCGGGCTGGCAAAGGTCGGCCAGCCTTCGCTGCAATGTGTTTCCCATGCCGATATGATCGTGGCTCGATTCACGGTCATGATCCGTTGCCCCTCCAGCTATGACTGTCCCAGCCACCCTAGCGCATGGAGGAGCAGTGCGGCAAGCGTGCATAAACCGATACCGACAAACCGGTAATCCACATCGTCCCGGCTTAGGCACCATTCCACCAAACGTGATCGCCACGTCTCAGGTCCCAGAGCAAGGAACCCTCCTTTGATAAGCATGGTTAGAGCGGTCACAATCCATAGGGGTTGGTACATGAGCGGAAGGGCCGCGATCAGGAGGACGGCTCCCGCGACGACAGACAGCCATTGCCAGGTCCAAATCGCCGGTTGTTGGCGGATCACCTCCCGCAGACGTTCAACCATGAAGCGGGGCGCCAACAATAGTGAACACCCGTCAGCGAGCTAGATTCCCGCGATGGCGGCTAAGGCATAGTCCCTCATGATGAACCAGAGGGAATAGTGAGAGATATGAAGAACGTCCGGCTCAAGGGTACAGACCCCGTTGCAAATGCGCCTGGGCGACCTTATCGATTCCGTTCATCAGTGCGGCCATCCGCATGGAGACTCGCTTTTCGGTGGCGAAGAGCGTGGTCTGGTGAAATGCCGAGGTGATAATGTCCTGGAGGCGTTTTCGGATGTCCGTCTCATTCCAGAAGAACCGTTGCAGATCCTGGACCCACTCGAAATAGGACACAATGACGCCGCCGGAATTGGCTAGGATGTCAGGGATAATAAACACACCCTTGTCCTCGAGGATCCGATCGGCCTCAAGGGTGGTCGGGCCATTGGCGCCTTCCGCGAGGATCCGGCACCGAAGGGCGGCGGCATTGTGCTCGGTGATTTGTTCCGACAGCGCGGCAGGCACCAACACGGTGCATGGAAGCTGGAGCAGCTCCGCGTTCGTGATCCAATCGCCCATCTGGGTGTCCTTAAGTGTCTGGCCCTTGGTCTTGTAGCGGTCCAGGAGTTCCCGGATATTGAGTCCCTTCTCGTTATAGAGACCGCCGGTGACATCGCTCACTGCAATGACACGAGCCCCTTCTTGCTCCATGATGAGGGCGGTGTGCATTCCGACATTCCCAAATCCTTGAACCGCCACGGTAGCGCGGTCGATGGAGAGATTGAGATGCCGAAGTGCTTCCAACGTGACGTACACGACCCCTCGTCCCGTCGCTTCCTCCCGACCTAAGCTGCCGCCGATCGAGAGAGGCTTTCCTGTCACCACACCAGGGACGGCATAGCCGACTTGCTGGCTATAGGTGTCCATTATCCAGGCCATAACCTGCGCATCCGTTCCGACGTCGGGTGCCGGCACATCCTTATCGGGGCCGATCAGCGGGAAGATCTCTGCGGCGTAGCGCCTGGTCAGCCGCTGAAGTTCTCCGTGCGATAACTGTTTAGGCGCGACGGCCACGCCACCCTTGGCCCCGCCGTAGGGCAATCCCGCCAAGGCGCATTTCCATGTCATCCACATGGCGAGTGCGGCCACTTCTCCGAGGTTGACCTCGGGATGGTAGCGGACACCGCCCTTAGAAGGGCCACGCGAGGAGTCATGCTGGACGCGGTATCCAGTAAATACCTCGACGCGGTTGTCGTCCATTCGGACAGGAATGCTGACGACGAGCGAGCGCTGGGGTTGTTTGAGCCGCTCTCGCAGGTTGTGATCCAGGTGCATCGCTTCCGCTGCCTGGTCGAACTGGGAGACGGCTAATCGAAACGTCGGGGTGTCGTACTCTTTCATGTCGCCCTCACGCTGCTGCCGGAAAGAATGTCGAGTTCATGGTCTCGCCAAATTATTGAATGCGGTGGGAGCCGGTGTCTCGGTCCATTTGAGAGCCAATGTCTGTTTCAGTTGCTCGAGAAGCGAGTGTGTCACAGTCAATAAGGAAACCGGTTGCCCAACGACTTCAGCCATTGACGTCGCGTGGCAGCCTTGCAGGCCGCAGGGAGTGATCCCTCGAAATGGTGAGAGATCCATGTCCACATTGAGTGCCACTCCATGCATGGTCACGCCTCGATCCACACGAATCCCGATCGAGGCGATTTTGGCCTCGTGGGGATTTGTCACCCAGACGCCCGGAGTCTTTGGTTTCCGATGGCCGGTAATTCCGTTCTCCAGCAGGCATTGGATCACAGCCGCTTCCAGTTGCTCTACATATGAACGTACGCCTGTGGCATGGTCTGTCAGGCGAAGGATCGGGTATACCACCAGTTGTCCTGGCCCGTGATAAGTGACAGACCCGCCCCGGTTGACGTGCTGAATCTCGATACCATCCATGTGTGCCGCCGTGGGGTCACCGCCCCAGTCCGCAATCCGCGTTCTTCGGCCGACGGTATAGACCGGGTGGTGCTCGAGGATGAGGAGGGTATCGAGTCTTGAGCCCATGACGCGCTCGTGATGCAGGCGCATCTGAAGGTCCCATGCCTCAGCGTAGCGAACGGGCGAAGAGAACCAGAGCAGATCCGTCGGAGTGTGGAAACCGAGCACGTTGGACGGGTCAGCGACGCTAGGCATGCGTAGAGCCATCGGTGTTGTCATGGCACGAATTTCTGTACCGGCGGTCGTGGCATGGTCAACGTGGTCTGGCCGGTACGCCCTTGGATTGTCATGTGGAGGGACGCCGATTCGCCTTCCTGCATCGCGCTGTGCCAGAAGTCGCCCATGTTGTAGAGCTGGCGTTGATCCAACGCTGTGATGACATCTCCGGTTTGCAAGCCTGCCGCGCCGGCAACCTTGGCCGGATCCACATTCAGAGCGAGAATCCCGCGCTCCGCCTCCAACCCGAAGCTGGCGGCGACACTCGGAGTGACCGTCACCGGCGTAAACCCGAAGTCCGGACGAGAGATGGTTCCGCGAAGCATCATCGAATGGATGTGAGGATAGACGGCTTCAATGGCAATGGCGTAACTGATCGCCTGGGCCGATGGCGCTATCGCGACATTGATGCCCACTACCTGGCCGGATAAATCCACGAGCGGGCCCCCGCTATTGCCGGGATTGATCGCCGCATCAGTCTGGATCAGATCGTACAACGTCTCACCGTTCGGAGTGAGCACCGAACGGTCCAAGGCGCTGACGACTCCTACGGTGACGGTCGATCCTCCCTTGAGGGCCAAAGGGTTCCCGATCGCGACCACGGTTTCTCCAATTTCCAAAGATGCCGAAGCGTTCAGCGTAGCCGGGACCAGATCTGTCGCATTGATTTTGACTAATGCGAGATCCAACAAGAAGTCTCGCGCGG
The sequence above is drawn from the Nitrospira sp. genome and encodes:
- a CDS encoding VCBS repeat-containing protein, with translation MKIALCWLLAIGMWSCTKADPYQPPDLFYYYASYKVGKNPTTITTGDFNHDTFTDLITTNISSNTLSILLGNGDGSFRDQTQIKVCVEPRTLVMADFNHDTHADIVLACSGGDEIAFLMGRGNGKYEEGPHYPVHRTPVALATEDLNGDGHPDVVVALRNDKIQVFLGTGTSEFHHGAQYTYGDTPTSVALSDLNGDGKIDMVVTNGGPMSNAVSIWLGNGDGTFRDPKDYRTGKRPLSATFADFNNDRHRDLLVINGERDSFTTYLGNGTGTFLPGKDSGADAGPIAGVTRDFDGDRILDVAIANLQSNDLSILFGNGDGTFHYPPRNYPTKAGPFALATFWVTTNAVEEPGLVTADNGNGTVSIFLHRGLKAVKPAPIASNEH
- a CDS encoding D-alanyl-D-alanine carboxypeptidase family protein translates to MVKSFVLTSTVLAAVLGTLVLGIPLDAQAEYSHKHKRQVRAVSTTGDRLPWRVAPAHSIFMKELRSGRVLYQHESLKRLSPASLTKIMSALVILEKGKLDDQATISRNAARAPKTHLRLRPGEVFKLEDLLKAMLIVSANDACLAAVEHVGGDEEQFVMLMNAKAAALGLTDTHFSNGCGFDGPEHYSTAEDLAKLSEVALQNPIFRALVREEREIITPISGHRAYVLHSTNRLLGRIPGVEGVKTGFTSKAGRCLIAKVSQNGSDLLVVILNSNRRWNTAVSLIDFGLKSTATMQ
- a CDS encoding Glu/Leu/Phe/Val dehydrogenase — encoded protein: MKEYDTPTFRLAVSQFDQAAEAMHLDHNLRERLKQPQRSLVVSIPVRMDDNRVEVFTGYRVQHDSSRGPSKGGVRYHPEVNLGEVAALAMWMTWKCALAGLPYGGAKGGVAVAPKQLSHGELQRLTRRYAAEIFPLIGPDKDVPAPDVGTDAQVMAWIMDTYSQQVGYAVPGVVTGKPLSIGGSLGREEATGRGVVYVTLEALRHLNLSIDRATVAVQGFGNVGMHTALIMEQEGARVIAVSDVTGGLYNEKGLNIRELLDRYKTKGQTLKDTQMGDWITNAELLQLPCTVLVPAALSEQITEHNAAALRCRILAEGANGPTTLEADRILEDKGVFIIPDILANSGGVIVSYFEWVQDLQRFFWNETDIRKRLQDIITSAFHQTTLFATEKRVSMRMAALMNGIDKVAQAHLQRGLYP
- the lipB gene encoding lipoyl(octanoyl) transferase LipB, which codes for MPSVADPSNVLGFHTPTDLLWFSSPVRYAEAWDLQMRLHHERVMGSRLDTLLILEHHPVYTVGRRTRIADWGGDPTAAHMDGIEIQHVNRGGSVTYHGPGQLVVYPILRLTDHATGVRSYVEQLEAAVIQCLLENGITGHRKPKTPGVWVTNPHEAKIASIGIRVDRGVTMHGVALNVDMDLSPFRGITPCGLQGCHATSMAEVVGQPVSLLTVTHSLLEQLKQTLALKWTETPAPTAFNNLARP
- a CDS encoding trypsin-like peptidase domain-containing protein, with amino-acid sequence MKQPQPTIRSLLPQAVMILVIAFLGTFAWNNHAIADDKPLSVPSVVAKVRPSVVTILTRGMPSAPSLHGTQSGSGSGIVLDSTGYILTNNHLVEGVTSLVVGLPTGRLTPGRVAARDFLLDLALVKINATDLVPATLNASASLEIGETVVAIGNPLALKGGSTVTVGVVSALDRSVLTPNGETLYDLIQTDAAINPGNSGGPLVDLSGQVVGINVAIAPSAQAISYAIAIEAVYPHIHSMMLRGTISRPDFGFTPVTVTPSVAASFGLEAERGILALNVDPAKVAGAAGLQTGDVITALDQRQLYNMGDFWHSAMQEGESASLHMTIQGRTGQTTLTMPRPPVQKFVP